A single genomic interval of Leptospira dzoumogneensis harbors:
- a CDS encoding TrkH family potassium uptake protein translates to MSPFLDPQVRIKLVSEWGRISLFFEENIKPTLRFIFGVLGIISLFILIFLYGFYYPPEWIHPLRLVTMTIVWYLVIYELLSFIFTLTPYKAYLKFHKIEALVVLIVLLQFFFEEKIESVLSQQKTEEVVLLFLSLSQLTLAFGGFAHFLRRARLSLGKISPSLVMTGSFAILIFLGTAALCLPRAEARPIQLVDLFFTAVSAVCVTGLSTIDVSQDLTGTGQVILMVLVQLGGLGLMTLTVFFALVLEGQVSVTEKLIVKDLFSQESIGRAGSILKQVAYQTFAIEGIGSIFLYLTFPKELGLTHRELIFQSVFHSITGFCNAGFALFPKGLAEPYFKESYSFLSIMMILIVFGGLGFPTVNQLLKKIRFDGESFRYRFSLGSKLILITTLFLLLFGWISYWVLERNFSLKDLNWYDQAFHSLFYSVTTRTAGFNTLDISSMGIPMVFVSLFLMWVGASPNSTGGGIKTSTLALSVLQFYQFFTGKERVDVFGRTIAENSLSRASVAIVLSMFIIFLGILFLICFEKPFPFLDICYEVVSAYGTTGLTRGITSKFETSGKLLLCFVMFVGRVGVLTVLLAFVPKPKPRRYWYPEEYVVVG, encoded by the coding sequence ATGAGCCCATTTTTAGATCCTCAGGTGCGGATAAAGCTAGTTTCCGAATGGGGAAGGATCTCACTCTTCTTCGAAGAAAATATCAAACCGACTTTAAGATTTATATTTGGCGTATTAGGGATTATTTCCCTTTTTATACTGATCTTTCTTTACGGATTTTATTATCCGCCTGAATGGATCCATCCACTTCGTTTAGTTACCATGACCATAGTTTGGTATTTGGTAATTTATGAACTTTTAAGTTTTATATTCACTTTAACACCGTATAAGGCGTATTTAAAATTTCATAAAATAGAAGCCTTGGTAGTCTTAATCGTACTCTTACAATTCTTCTTTGAGGAAAAAATAGAATCTGTTCTTTCCCAGCAAAAAACGGAAGAAGTTGTACTTTTGTTTTTATCCTTAAGCCAATTGACCCTGGCATTCGGAGGGTTTGCGCATTTTTTAAGAAGGGCCAGGCTTTCACTCGGAAAAATTTCTCCTTCATTGGTGATGACCGGAAGTTTTGCGATCCTCATTTTTTTAGGAACTGCTGCCCTATGTTTGCCTAGAGCGGAAGCAAGACCGATCCAATTAGTGGATCTTTTTTTTACTGCGGTAAGCGCGGTATGTGTCACCGGCTTGAGCACGATAGATGTTTCTCAGGATCTGACCGGGACAGGACAAGTGATCTTGATGGTACTTGTACAACTTGGCGGTTTAGGACTGATGACATTGACGGTATTCTTTGCATTAGTTTTAGAAGGACAGGTTTCCGTTACGGAAAAGCTGATCGTGAAAGACTTATTCAGTCAAGAGTCCATAGGAAGAGCAGGTTCCATCTTAAAACAGGTTGCCTACCAAACATTTGCGATAGAAGGGATCGGTTCTATCTTTCTATACTTAACATTTCCGAAAGAATTGGGGCTTACTCATAGAGAACTTATTTTCCAATCCGTATTTCATTCCATAACAGGATTTTGTAATGCAGGCTTTGCACTTTTTCCCAAAGGATTAGCGGAGCCCTATTTCAAAGAGTCTTATTCGTTTCTTTCCATAATGATGATATTGATAGTATTCGGCGGTTTAGGTTTTCCCACTGTAAATCAACTTTTAAAGAAGATTAGATTTGATGGAGAATCTTTTAGGTATCGTTTTTCCCTGGGCTCAAAACTGATCCTGATCACTACATTATTCTTATTACTCTTCGGTTGGATATCCTACTGGGTTTTAGAAAGGAATTTTAGTTTGAAGGACTTGAACTGGTATGATCAGGCATTTCATTCTTTATTCTACTCGGTCACCACAAGGACCGCCGGATTTAATACCTTGGATATTTCTTCTATGGGGATCCCGATGGTGTTCGTGAGTTTATTTTTGATGTGGGTAGGCGCTTCTCCAAACTCCACCGGAGGAGGGATCAAAACGTCTACATTGGCGCTTTCAGTTTTACAGTTTTATCAATTTTTCACAGGAAAAGAAAGAGTGGACGTATTCGGAAGAACGATCGCGGAAAATTCCCTATCCAGGGCTTCAGTAGCGATCGTACTTTCCATGTTTATAATATTTCTGGGGATCTTATTTCTCATCTGTTTCGAGAAACCTTTTCCTTTTCTGGATATTTGTTATGAAGTAGTTTCCGCGTATGGAACGACAGGTTTAACTCGAGGGATCACTTCTAAATTTGAGACCTCCGGAAAACTACTTTTATGTTTTGTAATGTTTGTGGGAAGGGTCGGCGTTCTAACGGTATTATTGGCTTTTGTTCCAAAACCCAAGCCCAGAAGATATTGGTATCCTGAAGAATATGTCGTGGTCGGTTAA
- a CDS encoding gamma-glutamyltransferase family protein → MKKILTYSLSGILVIVLVLVILYYATSRPGETIPFQDPYHTERPTARGSKLMVASGHPLATKAALEILEKGGNAADAGVAALLVLNVTQGEEASFPGVAPLLYYDQADKKVHSYIGVGTAPAKATIEYFRSRGHDSIPMLKYSSQLVPASPDVIVALLKKYGTKSFEEVSKPAIQIAEEGFPVHRILMRNLNIGVFKRLGLKFLLPYNAKIYVGDKWWKPLHPGERFKRPALSATLKELAEAEKAASSSGKNRADSLEAVRDYFYKGPIADKIAKAHEEHDGTMVKSDLVRYSADWEVPLQGNYGPYTIFSNRTWNQGAVVPIVLQILDGIDLRSMGHNSKEYVHTVIQAIELAMADREKYFGDPAYVSVPEKGLLSKEYAAERRKLLQSKAFGKTPPSGNPFLFESPASDKKIASQKEGSLAMNQGSFFDLTPGFWERTESGKIGRDTTYLSIIDSKGNSLSLTPSDFPQSPIIEGDITLGIRMTQFRLDPNHPSALVPGKRPTITPNASMVFKDGKFWMSFGTPGGDMQTQAVVQVFLNLVVFGMDPQEAVNAPRFRSLNWPDAFSPHKYYPGRIELEEEIYKKEGNALEALGYEVKEREKWEYDFGAPCISLKDPKTGILYGGADPRKESWAEGK, encoded by the coding sequence TTAATGGTAGCAAGCGGTCATCCTTTGGCGACTAAAGCTGCCTTGGAAATTTTGGAAAAGGGAGGGAATGCCGCAGATGCAGGAGTGGCAGCTCTTTTAGTTCTGAATGTGACCCAAGGAGAAGAAGCTTCTTTTCCCGGAGTGGCCCCGCTATTGTATTACGACCAAGCGGATAAAAAAGTCCATAGTTATATAGGAGTTGGGACTGCACCCGCAAAAGCTACGATAGAATATTTTAGATCTAGAGGACATGATTCCATTCCAATGTTGAAATATTCTTCTCAATTGGTTCCTGCTTCTCCGGATGTGATCGTTGCACTTCTCAAAAAATACGGCACAAAATCTTTTGAAGAAGTAAGTAAGCCCGCAATACAGATCGCAGAAGAAGGCTTCCCTGTTCATAGGATCTTAATGAGAAACCTGAACATAGGTGTTTTTAAAAGATTAGGCCTTAAATTTCTTCTTCCTTATAATGCAAAAATTTATGTGGGGGACAAATGGTGGAAACCCCTTCATCCGGGAGAAAGATTCAAGAGACCTGCATTATCCGCTACACTGAAAGAGCTGGCAGAAGCGGAGAAGGCCGCTTCTTCTTCCGGTAAAAACCGCGCCGATTCCTTGGAAGCAGTAAGAGATTATTTTTATAAGGGACCGATAGCCGATAAGATCGCAAAAGCTCATGAAGAACATGACGGCACAATGGTTAAATCGGACTTGGTCAGATACAGCGCAGATTGGGAAGTTCCATTACAAGGAAATTATGGGCCTTATACGATCTTCTCTAATCGAACTTGGAACCAAGGTGCAGTTGTTCCGATCGTTCTTCAAATTTTAGACGGTATCGATCTAAGATCAATGGGCCATAACTCAAAGGAATATGTTCACACTGTGATCCAGGCGATCGAGTTAGCAATGGCCGATCGTGAAAAATATTTTGGAGATCCCGCTTACGTTTCCGTTCCGGAGAAGGGCCTGCTCAGCAAAGAATATGCTGCAGAAAGAAGAAAACTACTGCAATCTAAAGCGTTCGGAAAAACTCCTCCTTCAGGAAATCCTTTCTTATTTGAATCTCCCGCAAGCGATAAAAAAATCGCATCTCAAAAAGAAGGCTCTCTTGCGATGAACCAAGGATCTTTCTTTGATCTTACTCCCGGTTTTTGGGAAAGAACCGAATCCGGAAAAATAGGGAGAGACACAACTTATCTGAGTATCATCGACTCCAAAGGAAATTCTCTATCCTTAACTCCGAGCGATTTTCCCCAGTCCCCGATCATAGAAGGTGACATCACATTAGGAATTAGAATGACCCAATTCCGCTTAGACCCGAACCATCCGTCAGCTTTGGTTCCCGGAAAAAGGCCGACAATTACGCCTAACGCGTCTATGGTATTTAAGGACGGAAAATTCTGGATGAGCTTCGGGACTCCGGGTGGGGACATGCAAACCCAGGCAGTGGTCCAAGTATTCTTAAATTTAGTGGTTTTCGGGATGGATCCTCAAGAAGCAGTCAACGCGCCTAGGTTCAGGTCCTTGAACTGGCCGGATGCATTCTCTCCTCATAAATATTATCCGGGAAGAATAGAATTAGAAGAAGAGATCTATAAAAAAGAAGGAAATGCGCTCGAAGCTCTCGGTTACGAAGTCAAAGAAAGAGAAAAATGGGAATACGACTTCGGGGCTCCTTGTATTTCTTTAAAAGATCCTAAAACAGGGATTTTATACGGCGGAGCCGATCCTAGAAAAGAATCCTGGGCGGAAGGAAAATAA
- a CDS encoding potassium channel family protein, with protein MRKKRIAVIGLGDFGIELVKRLYEDGQEVTAIDQDKNKIDRIREFSTYCVAIDSTDESELKEHGLDEMDAVVLAIGDNFENLIVTADALKKIGAINIFARYQSDLNKRVLQMLGIENLFNPEEQAAHSMAEQLANSSVKGVTLLGQDYRILEAMVPKHMQGKTVQGAKLREDWNLNLITVKRPKKTRRKSDKKDEEVLGIPSPNLILSEGDILVLFGKAEDLEQMIGKR; from the coding sequence ATGAGAAAGAAAAGGATTGCAGTCATTGGCCTGGGAGATTTCGGAATAGAACTCGTAAAAAGACTTTATGAAGACGGGCAGGAAGTCACGGCAATCGATCAGGACAAAAACAAAATAGATCGTATCAGAGAATTTTCTACCTATTGTGTCGCGATAGATTCCACGGACGAATCGGAATTGAAAGAACACGGTTTGGATGAAATGGATGCAGTGGTTTTAGCGATCGGAGATAATTTCGAGAATCTGATCGTGACTGCGGATGCTCTAAAAAAGATCGGTGCAATCAATATATTCGCTCGCTATCAATCCGATCTGAACAAAAGGGTTCTGCAGATGTTGGGGATCGAGAACTTATTCAATCCGGAAGAACAAGCCGCTCATTCTATGGCGGAACAACTTGCAAATAGCAGCGTAAAAGGTGTTACATTACTCGGGCAGGATTATAGAATTTTAGAAGCTATGGTCCCGAAACATATGCAAGGTAAAACTGTACAAGGTGCAAAACTTAGAGAAGATTGGAACCTAAATCTGATCACAGTCAAAAGACCCAAAAAGACCAGAAGAAAATCGGACAAAAAAGACGAAGAAGTTTTAGGAATTCCTTCTCCGAATCTAATACTGTCTGAAGGAGATATTTTAGTTCTATTCGGAAAGGCGGAAGATCTAGAACAAATGATCGGAAAACGTTAA
- a CDS encoding MATE family efflux transporter, translating into MASLHKKILKLYRPSRLNVKILSLALPVVFGMLSQSLVWITDTVMVGYLGQNAIAAIGIGGTCYYTLVAFLIGFSMGVQIIVARRFGEGKRSEIGKVGVSTLYLSVLLGCFLSISGPWVSEWIMFWIGPEKTVNALGTDYLYFRFIGSGFYFLGFCFRGFMDGLGLTKAGFVSMAVTTIANIIFNWILIYGNLGFSPMGIGGAGLASSIAGLAGLLVFPIFFFYYKLGKYFEGVNLLPSKQHLIEIFKVGIPPGFEEGLVNVAFVIFSKIQGLVSILAVAASNVLFSTLSFAFLPGYAFGVAATTILGQAMGAKKYKLAYHSAFRSAFISAHVMGFIGLCFIFLGKIIVYAMTRDQALVEECYPVLLLLGVIQIGDAYHMVIGAALRGAGLQNYVFRIYILLTYLVMLPLAYLFGIVWKGGTLGIWAAIFVWISSLSLIFIYEFRKKNWVKGTV; encoded by the coding sequence TTGGCTTCTTTACATAAAAAAATACTCAAACTATATCGCCCCAGCCGATTGAACGTTAAAATCCTTTCCTTAGCATTGCCGGTTGTCTTCGGAATGCTCAGCCAATCTTTGGTTTGGATTACGGATACCGTTATGGTAGGTTATCTAGGCCAAAATGCGATCGCTGCCATAGGTATAGGCGGAACTTGTTATTACACTCTTGTTGCATTCCTGATCGGATTTTCGATGGGAGTACAGATCATAGTAGCAAGAAGATTTGGAGAAGGTAAAAGATCCGAGATCGGAAAAGTTGGAGTTTCTACACTTTATCTTTCCGTACTTTTAGGATGTTTCTTATCTATATCAGGACCTTGGGTCTCGGAATGGATCATGTTTTGGATCGGCCCTGAAAAAACGGTCAATGCACTCGGAACGGATTATTTATATTTTAGATTTATAGGCAGCGGTTTTTATTTTCTGGGATTCTGTTTCAGAGGATTTATGGATGGTCTTGGATTAACCAAGGCAGGTTTTGTTTCCATGGCGGTAACTACGATCGCAAACATAATCTTTAACTGGATATTGATCTACGGAAACCTAGGATTTTCTCCCATGGGGATAGGAGGAGCCGGACTTGCTTCTTCCATAGCCGGATTAGCGGGGTTATTGGTATTTCCTATATTCTTTTTTTATTATAAACTAGGGAAATATTTCGAAGGAGTAAACCTTCTCCCGAGCAAACAACATTTAATTGAAATTTTCAAAGTAGGGATCCCTCCGGGCTTTGAAGAAGGATTAGTCAATGTTGCATTCGTGATCTTTTCCAAGATACAGGGATTGGTCTCTATACTCGCAGTTGCTGCATCCAATGTTCTATTTTCTACCTTGAGCTTTGCATTCTTGCCCGGATACGCATTTGGAGTGGCGGCCACAACGATCCTAGGCCAAGCAATGGGAGCTAAAAAATACAAACTGGCTTATCATTCTGCATTTCGTTCCGCATTCATTTCGGCACATGTGATGGGCTTTATAGGTTTATGTTTTATTTTTTTAGGAAAAATCATCGTGTATGCTATGACTAGAGACCAAGCATTAGTCGAGGAATGTTATCCTGTACTCTTATTATTGGGAGTCATCCAGATCGGGGACGCATATCATATGGTGATCGGCGCTGCTTTGAGAGGAGCTGGTTTGCAGAACTATGTCTTTAGGATCTATATTCTTCTTACCTATTTGGTAATGCTTCCGCTGGCTTATCTTTTCGGGATCGTATGGAAAGGTGGAACTCTTGGGATCTGGGCTGCGATATTCGTATGGATCTCATCACTTTCCTTGATTTTCATTTATGAATTTAGAAAGAAAAATTGGGTAAAAGGTACAGTCTAA
- a CDS encoding adenosine deaminase, which yields MDSNLGFADLHNHLYGSLKPELLRQIGIGNPSPRWEIFTKPFQELYGKPINTQTFFEDHKSLEDFKKIYLFNHQGPFPEFQAKFNLIIALSKFDPQEIKFVSKHITKDQYEEGVVFGEYRIMYSPLDTYEGIYSKTLAACEGFEEAESELSGKAKSRLVVSLHRDGEVFKEYEMLKEMMEKDPLIKKYLVGLDFCYIEEGFPPKGKREFLKEVQKDNIAETSTALTVLYHVGESFLDKTLLSASRWVLEAAEWGAHRLGHAIAVGLDPNAYLGKKVLESVSEREDTLRFQLDHWEEISKYGELPPKKRLESELDSIRHKEKLEISVTENLVSETKAFQEYCMDRIKNTNAVIESCPSSNEYIGMVRDKAHHPLVRFARNDLKFTISTDDPGIFGTSIKEEYDKAESLGLDTELLEKIRKNSFLYTSEILSGRIVSEQGAVLEK from the coding sequence ATGGATTCGAATCTAGGATTTGCCGATCTTCATAATCATCTATATGGTAGTCTGAAACCTGAACTTCTCAGGCAGATTGGAATAGGTAATCCTTCTCCTCGTTGGGAAATTTTTACAAAACCTTTCCAAGAACTTTACGGAAAGCCCATCAATACCCAAACATTCTTCGAAGATCATAAGTCTTTGGAAGATTTTAAGAAGATCTATTTATTCAATCATCAGGGACCTTTTCCCGAATTCCAGGCAAAGTTCAATCTGATCATTGCACTTTCTAAATTCGATCCTCAAGAGATCAAATTTGTATCTAAACATATTACCAAAGACCAATACGAAGAAGGTGTTGTCTTCGGAGAATATCGTATCATGTATTCTCCTCTGGATACTTATGAGGGAATTTATTCCAAAACTTTAGCTGCTTGCGAGGGTTTTGAAGAAGCGGAATCGGAACTTTCCGGAAAGGCAAAATCCCGTTTAGTAGTTTCCTTACATAGGGACGGAGAAGTTTTTAAAGAATACGAAATGTTAAAAGAGATGATGGAAAAAGATCCTCTCATCAAAAAGTATCTAGTCGGTTTAGATTTTTGTTATATTGAAGAAGGTTTTCCTCCCAAAGGTAAACGGGAATTCCTAAAAGAAGTCCAAAAAGATAATATTGCGGAAACTTCTACGGCACTTACGGTTCTCTATCATGTGGGAGAATCTTTTCTGGATAAAACCCTTCTTTCCGCATCTCGCTGGGTATTGGAAGCGGCGGAATGGGGAGCACATAGACTCGGACATGCGATTGCAGTAGGTTTGGACCCGAATGCTTATCTTGGAAAAAAAGTTTTAGAGTCTGTTTCCGAAAGAGAAGACACTCTCAGGTTCCAATTGGATCATTGGGAAGAAATTTCCAAATACGGAGAATTACCTCCCAAAAAAAGATTGGAATCCGAATTGGATTCGATCCGACATAAGGAGAAGCTGGAAATTTCCGTTACTGAAAACCTGGTCTCTGAAACAAAGGCATTTCAAGAGTATTGTATGGATCGGATCAAAAATACGAATGCGGTCATAGAGTCCTGCCCTAGTTCCAATGAGTATATTGGAATGGTCCGGGATAAAGCTCATCATCCTTTAGTGAGATTCGCTCGTAACGATCTGAAATTTACGATCTCGACTGATGATCCTGGAATTTTCGGAACTAGTATTAAAGAAGAATATGATAAGGCCGAAAGTTTAGGATTGGATACCGAACTTTTGGAAAAGATCAGAAAGAACTCTTTTCTATATACATCCGAAATTCTTTCCGGAAGGATAGTATCAGAACAAGGAGCAGTCCTCGAAAAATGA
- a CDS encoding aldo/keto reductase translates to MKKRRLGKTGMVVSEICMGTMTFGSSCDEKEAHRILNKAFDSGIDFYDTAEIYPVPPEAEYVHATEKIFGNWLKTKKRESILIATKVCGPGHGWFSPPVREGKTALDRRNIKVAIEGSLKRLGTDYIDLYQTHWPDHDFGFEETLEALTELIDEGKVRYIGSSNETAWGTMKSLEVSRTNKLARYESIQNNFSILNRRFEDSLSDICRREQISLLPYSPLAGGVLTGKYNGPTPPENARFTRYAKLPTERQRRMANRFLNEGTLASTKELIEIAKEAGISVTTLSVAWSKQHDYVASTIIGANTVEQLEESLKASDLILSDDILKKIDEVSKKIPYPMG, encoded by the coding sequence ATGAAAAAAAGAAGGCTTGGAAAAACTGGAATGGTGGTTTCCGAAATTTGTATGGGGACCATGACTTTCGGTTCCAGTTGCGACGAGAAGGAAGCACATCGAATTTTAAACAAGGCCTTCGATTCAGGAATAGATTTTTATGATACAGCAGAGATCTATCCTGTTCCTCCGGAAGCGGAGTATGTTCATGCTACTGAAAAAATTTTCGGCAATTGGTTAAAGACAAAAAAGAGAGAATCCATCCTGATCGCTACAAAAGTCTGCGGCCCAGGACACGGATGGTTCTCTCCTCCGGTGAGAGAAGGTAAGACTGCATTAGATCGCAGAAATATCAAGGTCGCGATCGAAGGAAGTTTGAAAAGACTAGGAACGGATTATATAGACTTATATCAAACTCATTGGCCTGATCATGATTTCGGATTCGAAGAAACATTAGAAGCTTTGACCGAATTGATAGACGAAGGAAAAGTCAGGTATATAGGAAGTAGCAACGAAACTGCTTGGGGAACCATGAAAAGTCTGGAAGTTTCCCGCACGAATAAACTCGCAAGATATGAATCCATCCAAAACAATTTCAGCATTCTGAATAGAAGATTCGAAGACTCTCTTTCCGATATTTGTAGAAGAGAGCAGATCAGCCTTCTCCCCTATTCTCCTTTAGCAGGAGGAGTATTGACCGGAAAGTATAACGGACCTACTCCTCCTGAAAACGCGAGATTCACACGTTATGCAAAACTTCCTACGGAAAGACAAAGAAGAATGGCAAACCGTTTTCTAAATGAAGGCACTCTCGCTTCCACAAAAGAACTGATCGAAATTGCTAAAGAAGCAGGGATCAGTGTGACTACTCTTTCAGTGGCTTGGTCCAAACAACACGATTATGTGGCTTCCACAATTATAGGAGCGAATACTGTAGAACAATTGGAAGAAAGTTTAAAGGCATCAGATCTAATCTTGTCTGATGATATTTTGAAAAAGATAGACGAAGTTTCTAAAAAGATCCCGTATCCTATGGGATGA